The Montipora foliosa isolate CH-2021 chromosome 1, ASM3666993v2, whole genome shotgun sequence genome has a window encoding:
- the LOC137977907 gene encoding transmembrane protein 170B-like — MDVQETLQSFGEMWYQIFLWCLATSVFIHCISACIAFLALRKHSRGFFFPLLVIFIGFLYPVTGGVITSATIAAVYETSRFTMPRYASFLWGAGQAFIGFLVSYTRVLATL; from the exons ATGGATGTGCAAGAGACTCTACAGTCGTTTGGTG aAATGTGGTATCAAATATTCCTTTGGTGTCTGGCAACCTCTGTATTTATACACTGCATTTCAGCATGCATTGCTTTCCTTGCATTGCGCAAACATTCTCGTggattttttttccctcttctTGTAATCTTTATTGGATTTCTTTATCCTGTGACTGGAGGAGTGATTACAA GCGCGACAATTGCTGCAGTGTACGAGACGTCGCGCTTTACCATGCCTCGGTATGCTTCATTCCTGTGGGGAGCTGGTCAAGCCTTCATAGGATTCTTGGTGTCATACACAAGAGTTTTGGCCACACTCTGA